TGCCTTTGGACACTAAAATTTCGCCTACATGGAAAGCCTTGGTCACCTCCAACAAATCTCCAACATGCTCCTTATCTGTATTGGTCAAAATTAGCTGATCAATCTTGGCCACTCCTCTACTTTTGAGGTAGGGAATCAAGGTTCGCTGGGCATTGCTGGTCGTCGTCTTTTCTTGCCATTTTTCGATTTTCTTATCAGATTCTGCCTTGCCACCTACATCTATGAGAATGGTCTTACCAGTTACATCCCGTAGGAAAATACTTTCGCCTTGCCCCACATCCAGCATAGTGATTTCATTTTCCAGTGGATACTTGGTTAGGAAAAAGAGACCTGTAATCAATAAGCTCAATACTGTTAGCCTTTTAATGTTTTTCCTCAAATCATAAATTAAAGCCAAGGAAATTAACAATAAAATTAAAAGCCATGCATTGGGTTGTCCAAAGACAAGCGGCCTACTTGCCACCTGCGAGACCAAGCGAATAATGCCCTCCAACCATTCAAAGATAAAATTCAGCTGAATGACTGGATAGAGAAAGGAAAGGGCAAATAAGATAGACAAGAGCGGTAAGAAGACCAAGTCAAATAGAAAGGAAAAGACAAAGGTCAAAAGGATGGACCAAGGTTGAAATTCTGCAAAATAGAAGGATAGAATGGGCAAGATGCCCAAGGAGATGACTAGACTTTCTCTGGCAACAGCCTTGAGTCCCTCCCCTTCTTTGCTGGTCATAGTCAAGATAAAAGCATAAGCGCAGGACAATACTCCTCCTGCAGTCAGGAAAAAGTTAGGCATGATGATAAAGAGGACAAGCACCGTCAGGGAAAAATTGTCCAAGCCCTTAACACCATGTTGAGCCAGTAACTTTTGCAAGAGACTGCGAATGACCGAAGCTGAAAATCCTGTCAGCCCTGCATAGATAAGAGAAAAGGGATAGGTCAGCCATTTCAACTTTTCTTGGGTCAAGCCCAATCGCAAGAGTAGTTTCTTAAAGCCATCCATGAAAAATCCTACCTGCATGCCCGACAAGGCAAATAGGTGGATAATTCCTAGACTAGAATAAAGCTCATTCATCTCCTCAAAGTCTGTATCCAGATGTCCTAATATAAGCCCCGTCATGTAATTGCGCATAGGATCTGGAAAATGCGCCTTAATCCAAACTACAGCCTTTCGACGTAAACTGGACAGGTTTTCACCTATATCCCAACTGCCAACCTTTTGAAATGACTGGATTTTTTTGATATTGAGAGTCTGGTAAATTCCCTGAGTCTTCAGATAAGCTTGGTAGTCAAAGCCACCAAAATTTCTCTGCCCTTCTGGCTCCGAAAGCTTTCCTTCTAGTCCTATCTCATGAAGGGCTGTTAAATCTTGAAAGGCTTCTTTCTCCTCCTCGGACTGGAGTTTATAATAGACTTGAAAAGTGCGCCCATCAGACTTGCCACGAAAGGATAGGCTGTCACCATTGACCTTAATAGTGTCAGGCAAAATCCGTAACCTTTCAACAGAATCCGCCAAATTTTGACTCGCTTGACTCTGTTGCCAATTTTGAAACAGAAACCAGAAGCCAAAGATTCCGCAAAGCACTAGAACTTTGCCTGCAGATTTCCAAGGAAATTGTACAAAGAGACAGACTAGCAAAAAAATAAAGCCCAACAAAGCAAGATAGGACGCTTAAAAAATGGCATAGTAAAGCCATAGTAACAGAAAACTCAGGTAAATGAGGGGAATAGGGATGTTTTTAATCCACTGTAACATAGTCTTTTAGCTTTTCTATGGTCTTGGCACCAATTCCAGAGACTTTCTTGAGTTCATCAACCGACTTAAATTTCCCATTTGCCTCACGATGATCGATAATGTCCTGAGCTCGTTTTCCTCCCAGTCCCTTGACCTGCTTGAGTTCTTCCAGACTGGCCTTGTTGAGATTGACCTTTTTTTCCTTGCTCGTCGAAGAAGCTGTCCCCGAAGTAGTCTGTTGACTAGCTACTTCTTCTCCCTTAGTTGGAACGTAAACCAGAGCCTCATCACTGACTTTCTGAGCTAGATTGAGCGACTTGCTGTCTGCTTGCTCTGTCAAACCACCTGCTTTCTGAACGGCGTCATTGACCCGACTCCCTACTGGCAAATCATAAATTCCTGGCGCTTTAACAGCACCCTTCACATCTACTGTGATTAGATCTTGTTCAAGGGGTTCTGCATTTTTTTCCTTCTTCACTTCCTTTTCGGACACCGAATCCTTGGAAATAGCTGCGACTTCTGCCTGTAAATTCGTTTCCTTTATAGGTGTTTGTGGAGCTGGCTTTAGCAGGAAAAATCCTCCGACAAGTAACCCCAGACCAGTACAGATGACAATGATTTTATACTCTTTGATTTTCTCGATAATTGCTTCCATATTTTCTCCTCTCTTAGATTATTCGTAAGAGGAAGAAAAAACAGTCGAAAATTTCTTTTCAACTGCTTATTTATTTGCAAAATAGTCTTCCTTGGTCAAGACATAGTGAACTCTTGTCACGATTCGGCCTTCTTCATGCTGGTCCATACAAGCATATGGTTCTGCATGTGAAAAACGCATGCCTGATTTCTCCATGACCTTTCCAGATGCGGGATTATCCTTATCATGAAGAGCGGTCAACTTATTCATCCCTATCTTCTCAAAAGCTAGCTCAATCACAGCACGATTGGCTTCTGTCGTTAATCCTTGATTCCAATACTTTTTATTGATAATGTAGCCAATAGCTGCCTTCTTAAGAACAGGATCAATCTTGTGCAAGTCAATGGTTCCAATAAATTTGCCATTGCTTTTTAGTTCTATTCCCCAACGCCCTAATGGATTGGCAAGATAAAACTGAGCAATATTATTTTTGGTTTCTTCTAAATTTTGATTGGTTAGAAAAGTGTAACGTGTATTATCCTTGTCCGAGGCATAGTCAAACATTGCTTCCGAATCATCCAAGGTTACAGGTCTAAGCAATAAACGCTCTGTCTCCACTATCGGATACTGAGCTAGTTTTAAAAAGATTGATTCCATAGGATTCCACCACTTGAAACCTTTCTAATCTAATACAAGGATATTGAATGAAACATTGTATTGAGATAACTTTAAGTACAAAAAACTATCCTTCAGACAGATGTTGAGGATCTAATTATTCACTCTCTTCATTTTTAACTGGTACTGGTTCATAAGCTCTGATAATCTGAGCAACAACAGGATGGCGAACCACATCCTTGGCTGAAAAGTGAACAAAGTCGATTTGGTGAATGTTCTTGAGTTTCTCCTGAGCATCAATCAGACCAGACTTGACATTGCGTGGCAGGTCAATCTGACTGATATCTCCATTGACAATCATCTTAGAATTAAAGCCTAAACGCGTCAAAAACATCTTCATCTGCATAATGGTTGTATTTTGTGCCTCATCGAGAATGACAAAGGCATCATCCAAGGTCCGTCCACGCATATAGGCAAGGGGCGCAATCTCGATAATTTCACGCTCCATGAGACGAGTTGTTTGGTCTTTTCCCAGAATCTGATACAAGGCATCATAAACAGGTCGAAGGTAAGGATCCACCTTCTCCTTGAGATCACCCGGAAGAAAACCTAGACTCTCTCCTGCTTCCACCGCTGGACGTGTCAGGATAATCCGCTTGACCTGCCCACGTTTAAGGGCAGTCACTGCCAAGGTCACTGCAAGAAAAGTCTTCCCTGTCCCTGCAGGCCCAATTCCAAAGGTTACATCATGCTGTTTAACACTGTCAACATACAGTTTTTGACCCAAGGTTTTGACACGAATAGGCTTCCCTGTATTATCTTTAATGATTTCTTCTTCATAAAGGGCGACAAACTTGTCAATTTCATCGTTTTTGACCATGCTAATCGCAGTCACTACATCTGGCGTACCAATGGTCATCCCACGGTTTACCAAGACCATGAGAGCTTGAATAACCTGACGAGCTTCCTCGCAGGCAGTCTCTTCGCCCAAAACCTGCACAATCTCCGTACGGGCATGAATCACCACATCAAGCTCTTCTTCCATCAAACGAAGATGGCGTTCATTGGAACCAAAAAGATGAAACAGGTCATCTGGATGACTCAGTTGAATGTCAATTGAATGTTCCTTCAAATAAAGAACCTCTCTAATCCTTTTATTTCTTTTTATTATAGCAAAGGGATGGAGAAATTACTAGCCCAAACCCAGTGAATCATGCTAGTGTTCTAAGTATTCTTGCCAGATAGCGTCAAAGTCTCCTAGGTTAAAAGAGAAGCTGGCATGCTCCTCCAAAAAGCGACTCACCTCATCAAAATCATCTGTGTGTTTTGGAAAGGCTGATTCTTCAAATGCTAGGTCTGCCAAGATAGCCTTGGGAATGTTACTTTTAGGATTGCGCTCGGTCATGAGCCAAGTGTAAAATGATTTTCTCATATATCTCCCTAGATCAACTCTGTCCCAAACTGGTCTTGTTTGATTTTACCAGCCTTCATCAAGCCACCGAGTGCTTTCTTGAACTGACCTTTAGAGATACCAAAGGTTGCCTTGATGTCGTCTGGAGATGACTTATCATTTAAGGTCATGAAACCACCATTGCTTTCCAAGTAGGTCAAAATCATCTGGGCATCATTTTCCAACATCTCAAAAGAACGTGGTTTGAGAGAGAGATTCAGAGTACGGTCCACTTCACGGAAGCCAATAACACGCGCATCTAAAACTTGCCCCAAACGTGGTTCTGCGTAACGCTCGCTAGGATGGATAAAACCAAGCATGTTATTTTCTGGCAGATAAACAAAAGTTCCTGACAACTTGAGACGGTATACAATGGCTGGCCAGTTTTGGTTCTGCATGTTGTTGTAAGCAGGACGAGCCAGACGTTGGAAGTCTTCTTGATAAGCCAAGAGGCCCCAGATACGATCTTTCTTGTCCACTTCAAGACGGATGTAGAGTTGGTCGCCTTTCTTAGGCCAGAGTTCCTTGAACTCAGGGAGAATATCGAGTGACACAACGATTTCCTTGTCAGGAAGGCCTGTATCCACAAAGACACCCAAGTCTTTACGAACTTCCGTTACAGTTCCCCAACCAAATTGGTCCTGAGTGGCAGTTACTTCTATGGTTGTCAGGCGCAGTTTTTGCTTCATATCCGCGTAGGCAAAACCTTTAACCGTGTCCCCTACTGTATGTTGACCTTCTTCCTTAGCAAGAGCATAGGTTTGACCATCCTTTTGAACAAAGTAAAAACGGTCATTTTCATCGATGATCAGTCCAACGATAAAACTTGCAAGATTTGTATTCATATTTCCTTCTTTCGAATAAAACTCAGCCAGCAATGCCAACTGAGTTTTTCTGTTTATTTTTAGACTTCCAAAAGTTCTTTCTCTTTGTTGGCAGTCATGTCGTCGATGTGTTTAACAGCATCGTCTGTTACTTTTTGAATGTCTTTTTCAAGAGTCTTCAATTCGTCTTCAGTGATTTCTTTTGCTTTTTCTTGTTTCTTAGCTTCGTCCATAGCATCGCGACGGATATTACGAACAGCTACTTTAGCATTTTCGCCGACCTTCTTCACTTCTTTAGCAAGGTCACGACGAGTTTCTTCTGTAAGAGCAGGGATAACCAAGCGAATCACAGAACCGTCGTTAGCTGGTGTAATACCAAGATCAGAAGCGTTCAAGGCACGTTCGATGTCTTTCAATGAAGACTTGTCAAATGGTGTTACCAACAAAACACGTGCTTCTGGAATGGTGATTGAAGCGATTTGGTTAAGAGGAGTTTCTACTCCATAATATTCTACATGTACACGGTCAAGCAAGCTTGCATTGGCACGACCGGCACGGATACCACCAAATTCACGAGCAAGTGATTGGTGAGACTGGGTCATTCTCTCTTTAGCTTTTTCAATAATTGCGTTAACCATAATCTTTCTTATTCCTTTTCTTCGATATTATTTGAAACTGTTGTTCCGATATTTTCACCAAATACGACACGTTTGATGTTGCCTGGTTGGTTCATGTTGAAGACAACCAAGTCAATGTCGTTGTCCATTGAGAGGGTTGAAGCAGTTGAGTCCATGATACGAAGACCTTTATTGATAACGTCACGGTGGGTCAATTCTTCAAACTTAACAGCTGTCTTGTCCTTCTTAGGATCGGCATTGTAAACACCATCTACACCATTTTTAGCCATAAGGATAGCATCTGCTTCGATTTCAGCTGCACGAAGAGCCGCTGTGGTATCTGTTGAGAAGTAAGGTGAACCAATTCCGGCACCAAAGATAACGATACGGCCTTTTTCAAGGTGACGAAGGGCACGTCCACGGACATAAGGCTCTGCCACTTGTTGCATGGCAATGGCAGTTTGCACACGCGTATCAACCCCAACTTGTTGCAATGAATCTGCCATCACAAGAGCATTCATAACAGTCCCAAGCATTCCTGTATAATCTGCCTGAACTCGGTCCATTCCTGCTTCTGCTGCAGGTTCACCACGCCAGAGATTTCCTCCACCAATAACAAGGGCAATTTCGATACCTAAGCTATGAACTTCTTGAATCTCTTTTGCGATTGTTTGAACTGTTTGGATATCAATCCCTACGCCACGTTCACCGGCAAGGGCTTCACCTGATAACTTGATTAAAATACGTTTATACTTGGGATTCGCCATTTTCACTCTCCTTCTTTTATCCTACCTATTTTATCACAATTTCTAAGATTTTTATAGTGTCATGAACAATTCTTTCAAAAAAATTAGACAGTCAAAAATTTCTCTAAGTCAGTAAGAGCACGCTCTGCAATTTTTTCATAACGAGCCTTCTTATCACGAATACGCTCACCTTCCAACTCCTTGATAATTCCAAAATTGACATTCATTGGTTGGAAATGTTTGCTGTCCGCATGGGTGATGTAATGAGCCAGACTGCCAATCGCTGTCGTCTCTGGGAAAATAGCTGGACTTTCTCCCTTGAAAAGACGAGCTGCATTAATTCCCGCAACTAATCCTGACGCTGCTGATTCAACATAGCCTTCCACACCCGTCATCTGACCAGCAAAGAAGAGATTTGGTTGTTTCTTAGAACGGTAAGTCTGCTCCAGAAGATTTGGTGAATCCATGTAAGAATTGCGGTGCATAACACCATAACGAACAAACTCCGCATTTTCAAGACCTGGAATCATTTGGAAGACGCGCTTTTGTTCTCCCCATTTGAGATGGGTTTGGAAACCGACGATATTGTATAGGCTACCAGCCGCATTGTCCTGACGAAGTTGAACCACAGCATAAGGTGTTTTGAATTCGCCATCACGAGGTCCAGTATAGTCGTCTGGATACTCCAAACCGACTGGTTTCATAGGACCATAAAGCATAGTTTTAATGCCACGTTTGGCCATAACTTCGATAGGCATACATCCTTCAAAGTACTTTTCTTTTTCGAAAGAATTAAGCGGAGCTTCTTCTGCATTGACCAAAGCTTCATGGAAATCCATAAATTCTTGCTTGGTCATTGGAGCATTTAGGTAGGCAGCTTCTCCCTTATCATAACGTGATTTGAGATAGACCTTGCTCATATCGATGGTGTTGACGTCGATAATAGGCGCTGCCGCGTCGTAGAAATAAAAACCATCACCGTCATTAAGGGCATGAATCTTTTCAGCCAGAGCATCGCTGGTCAACGGACCAGTCGCAACAACTGTAATAACATCTGTTGGCAATTCTGTAATTTCATCACGAACCACTTCAATCAAGGGATGGTTGGCAACTTTTTCGGTCACCATTTGGGAGAAACCATCACGGTCCACGGCAAGGGCTCCGCCTGCGGGAACACGTGTAGCTTCAGCAGATTCCAAGATAACAGAACCCAAGCGACGCATTTCTTCCTTGAGAAGCCCTACAGCGTTTGTCAAAGCATCCCCACGCAAGGAATTGGAACAAACCAATTCAGCAAAATTGTCTGTTTTGTGCTGAGGTGTCGACTTGACACCACGCATTTCATAAAGTTTAACTGGAATACCACGCTCTGCGATTTGATAGGCTGCTTCAGAACCTGCCAAACCAGCACCGATAACATTGATATAAGATTGAGACACGACACTAATACCTCTTTGGGAGTGTAAAGACAAGCTTCACATTGAAAAAGCCAACCGAACTTACTCGCTTTCGACTTTCTTGGCTCAGGCTGAAAAAGTCCACAGGACTTACTTCGCTTTCGAATTTCCTGGCTCAGGCTGAAAAAGTCCCCCGGACTTTTTCACTCCCACAAATCTTTCTAATTTTTTCTTCTACTAGTATAACAAAAAAAGGGAAGAAGGCAAACTTCCCTGTTTAGTCATTTTCTTGATTTTCTTCCCAGTCGTGATAGGCAGCGTAGAGTTGACTCTTATTCCACTGGTAAATCTTAGCGACTTCCTTAATAGCTTGATTTTTCTTCATGCCTTGCTGGATGCGGGCTTGGATTTCTGAAAACAAGTCCTCCTCGTCCTTTTCTTCCATATCCTGACTGGCACCTTCAACGATGAGAAGGCATTCTCCCTTAAGTGGCGTTTCAGAGATGCTTTCCAGCAATTCAGAGATCTTTCCTCTTTGGTATTCCTCATAGATTTTAGTCAATTCCCTGACCAAGACGACCGAGCGATCACCGTAGACTTCTAGCATATTTTCCAACGTATCTGCCACACGATGGGGCGATTCATAGAAAATTTGTGTTTCAGGATAGTCTTTTTTCGAGTCGAAAAATTGCTTTTGCTGGCCTGATTTCCTGGGTAAAAAGCCGTAAAAGATATGTGGCTGTGGCGCTAAACCACTGGCAATCAAGGCAGAAATCCCTGCAGAGGCACCCGGAACTGTGACAACTGCAATCTCTTCCTCAATCGCCGACTTAACCAAATCATGACCAGGGTCTGAGATGCTAGGCAGACCCGCGTCGGATACCTGTGCAATGCTTTGTCCTGCTTTCAGGAAACCAATCAAATCAGGAATCTTTTCCTTAGCATTGTGCTCATGAAAACTGATCTGCTTGGTCGAAATGTCAAAATGCTTGAGCAAAAGCCCTGTATTGCGCGTGTCCTCAGCAGCAACCCAGTTCACTTCTTTCAAGGTCTGAATAGCTCGAAAGGTCATATCGTCTAGATTGCCAATCGGCGTTGCCACTAGATACAGCTTGCCATAGGGAGACTGCCCCTTAAAACTTTTTTGGATCTGCATGCTTACTCCCTGTATAACAACTCGTCACAGAACATACATTCCTCGTCCTGCTCTCGACGTTGTCCATAAAAATCATTACATACGTGAAAACCATCTTTATAAATTCGACGGACACTTTCACGAACATGCTTAGCCTTGACGGGAGCGTCTGCTTCCACCTCACCCAAGCGTTCTCGCAACTTACTATTTTCCAAACGAAGAGCTGTATTTTCCTCTACCAGGCTCTTTAGATTTTTCTTGATAGCTTCCACATCGGCCAAGGTTACCAATAACTGTTGGGAAAAATCATCCAGCGCGTCAAATAATTCTTTTTTGTCCATAAAACAGCCCTTTCCTTTCTTTATCGTTCATTTTTGAGTTCATATTTCTTTCAAGACCAGATATTCCATGGCATTTTGAAAGCTGACATTAGCTTGCCACATTTTTCTAGCTTCTAGCAAATCTTGTAGAATCACTCTTACTCTTGCTTGTAGGATATCTTGCCCACAGAGGACTTCAAGAATCCGTAAAACCTGATCTTGTTTTTCCTTGTCATCTACTAAGTTCGCTAATTTAGCAACCTGTAGGTAACTTTCTTTTTTCTTAGCCACTAACCAAGTCAGCAGGCGTTCACTTTCATCGACCAAGGTCCAAAAACTTGCCTGATTGGCCAACTTTTCTGCTTCAGCTCGCGATTGACTAAACTGGGCTAAAAGAGTCGCTTTTTTCTTAACCAGTCCCATTTGTTCTAAGAGCAAGATGAGCTTTTCTTCTTGCTTTGTAAAGTGGAAAATCTGAGTCCGACTTCGAATTGTCGGTAACATCTTTTCCTCATCGCTAGTCAAGAAGAAAATGTAAACCTCACTCTGGGGTTCTTCGATGACCTTGAGCAGAGAATTGGCTGCGTTAGGATGCATTTTCTCAGCTTGCTCGATAATAAAGACCTGTTGCTGGCTTTCAATCCCTGCTTGAGAAAACTGTCCCACCAATTCCCGAATGCGTTCTGTCTTAATAACCTGATTGACTGGCTTAATCAAGGTGACATCGGGAAACTCTCCCTGTTCAATCAGCTTGCAGTTTCGGCATTTCTCACATGGTAAAACACCTACTTTATCTGTACAAAAGAGGCTCTTAGCTAAAAATTGCGCCATTTCCAAGCTTCCAAAGAAACCTGAAAAGAGATAGGCATGATTGAGCTGGTCTTGTTCTAAGATACGGACAAAACTGTCAAACTGGGCTGGTTGCCAAGCCTTTAGTTGATCTTGTTTCATTTGACCAAGCCCATTCTGTCAAACAAGACAGCCTTGGTTGTTTCCACAACTTGCTCCAATGGAAGACTCGCATCAATCTTGACAATGCGATTTCCTTCTTTGTCCAGAAGAGAAAGGTAACCTTGACGGACTTTTTTATGCAAGTCCAACCCTTCCAAGTCCAAACGATTGACCTCGCGGTCACTATTAGCAGCAATGCGAGCCAGTCCTTCTTCCACCTCGATGTCAAAATAGAGTGTCAAATCGGGTTTAAGGCCATCTGTCGCAAACCGATTGAGCCAATCAATGGCGTCAATATCCAAGCCACGACCAAATCCCTGATAGGCAACGGAACTATCGATGAAGCGGTCCATAATGACCAACTTGCCAGCTTCAAGTGCTGGAAGAACTTTTTCCACCAAGTGCTGTCTACGACTGGCGATATAGAGAAGGAGCTCTGTTTTAGGATCCATCTGAGTATGACTTGGGTCCAAAATCACTTGACGAATCTTCTCCCCAATCAAGACTCCACCTGGCTCACGGGTCGTCAGCACCTCTACTCCTTTTTCCTCTAAAATTGGTAGCAGAGCCTCTAAAACACTTGTCTTGCCTGCTCCCTCTGGTCCCTCAAGAGAGACTAAAAATCCTTTTGACATGTCTAACTCATTTCTTTTTTACTACTTCTATTCTATCAAAAAAATGGGGGTTTGTGACAATCTTTTTGTCTTCTCATTTCATACTCAATGAAAATCAAAGAGCAAACTAGGAAGCTAGCCGCAGGTTGCTCAAAACACTGTTTTGAGGTTGTAGATGGAAGCTGACGTGGTTTGAAGAGATTTTCCAAGAGTATCAACCACCATAAAAGAGGCAGTCAAAGCCACCTCTTATTTACCTAATTCTTGTGTTCGTTTGTAGGCTTGACCAACTGCATCCATGACTGTTCCTCGAAAAGCATGCGCTTCTAGGCTCGCTACACCGGCGATAGTCGAACCTCCTGGGCTACAAACTTGGTCTTTCAAGACCCCAGGATGCTCTTGGCTTTCTAGGACCAATTTCCCAGCTCCTACCACAGTTTGAGCCGCCATTTTCAATGCCGTTTCTCGTGGCAATCCCGTCTGAACACCTGCATCTGCCAAGGCCTCAATAAAGAGATAGACAAAAGCCGGTCCACAGCCTGCAAGACCTGTCGCTGCGTCGATTAAGCCTTCTCCTAGTTCAACCAAGAGACCAGCCTTGGTTAAAAGCTGACAAAAGAGCTCACTGTCCTTAGCCCTGCAATTAGGAGACAAGGCATAGCTAATCACTCCTTGACCGATAGAAGCAGGAGTATTTGGCATCATACGAATAATTCGGTGTTGACTTGGGATAAGACTTGCTATTTTTTCTAAAGTCAATCCAGCTGCCATGGAAATCAAAAGAAGACTTTCTCTTTTTTCAAGGATAGACTGGTATTGAGCAAGCAATTCAGAAAACTGGGCTGGCTTTACTCCTAGAAAAATCACATCTGCTTCTGCAAAAATTTCTTCATTGCTGGAAGCCTGACCACCAAAGTT
Above is a genomic segment from Streptococcus sp. SN-1 containing:
- a CDS encoding helix-hairpin-helix domain-containing protein, coding for MEAIIEKIKEYKIIVICTGLGLLVGGFFLLKPAPQTPIKETNLQAEVAAISKDSVSEKEVKKEKNAEPLEQDLITVDVKGAVKAPGIYDLPVGSRVNDAVQKAGGLTEQADSKSLNLAQKVSDEALVYVPTKGEEVASQQTTSGTASSTSKEKKVNLNKASLEELKQVKGLGGKRAQDIIDHREANGKFKSVDELKKVSGIGAKTIEKLKDYVTVD
- a CDS encoding GNAT family N-acetyltransferase; translated protein: MESIFLKLAQYPIVETERLLLRPVTLDDSEAMFDYASDKDNTRYTFLTNQNLEETKNNIAQFYLANPLGRWGIELKSNGKFIGTIDLHKIDPVLKKAAIGYIINKKYWNQGLTTEANRAVIELAFEKIGMNKLTALHDKDNPASGKVMEKSGMRFSHAEPYACMDQHEEGRIVTRVHYVLTKEDYFANK
- a CDS encoding PhoH family protein, which codes for MKEHSIDIQLSHPDDLFHLFGSNERHLRLMEEELDVVIHARTEIVQVLGEETACEEARQVIQALMVLVNRGMTIGTPDVVTAISMVKNDEIDKFVALYEEEIIKDNTGKPIRVKTLGQKLYVDSVKQHDVTFGIGPAGTGKTFLAVTLAVTALKRGQVKRIILTRPAVEAGESLGFLPGDLKEKVDPYLRPVYDALYQILGKDQTTRLMEREIIEIAPLAYMRGRTLDDAFVILDEAQNTTIMQMKMFLTRLGFNSKMIVNGDISQIDLPRNVKSGLIDAQEKLKNIHQIDFVHFSAKDVVRHPVVAQIIRAYEPVPVKNEESE
- a CDS encoding YozE family protein — protein: MRKSFYTWLMTERNPKSNIPKAILADLAFEESAFPKHTDDFDEVSRFLEEHASFSFNLGDFDAIWQEYLEH
- the cvfB gene encoding RNA-binding virulence regulatory protein CvfB, whose translation is MNTNLASFIVGLIIDENDRFYFVQKDGQTYALAKEEGQHTVGDTVKGFAYADMKQKLRLTTIEVTATQDQFGWGTVTEVRKDLGVFVDTGLPDKEIVVSLDILPEFKELWPKKGDQLYIRLEVDKKDRIWGLLAYQEDFQRLARPAYNNMQNQNWPAIVYRLKLSGTFVYLPENNMLGFIHPSERYAEPRLGQVLDARVIGFREVDRTLNLSLKPRSFEMLENDAQMILTYLESNGGFMTLNDKSSPDDIKATFGISKGQFKKALGGLMKAGKIKQDQFGTELI
- the frr gene encoding ribosome recycling factor, with the translated sequence MVNAIIEKAKERMTQSHQSLAREFGGIRAGRANASLLDRVHVEYYGVETPLNQIASITIPEARVLLVTPFDKSSLKDIERALNASDLGITPANDGSVIRLVIPALTEETRRDLAKEVKKVGENAKVAVRNIRRDAMDEAKKQEKAKEITEDELKTLEKDIQKVTDDAVKHIDDMTANKEKELLEV
- the pyrH gene encoding UMP kinase, producing the protein MANPKYKRILIKLSGEALAGERGVGIDIQTVQTIAKEIQEVHSLGIEIALVIGGGNLWRGEPAAEAGMDRVQADYTGMLGTVMNALVMADSLQQVGVDTRVQTAIAMQQVAEPYVRGRALRHLEKGRIVIFGAGIGSPYFSTDTTAALRAAEIEADAILMAKNGVDGVYNADPKKDKTAVKFEELTHRDVINKGLRIMDSTASTLSMDNDIDLVVFNMNQPGNIKRVVFGENIGTTVSNNIEEKE
- the trmFO gene encoding methylenetetrahydrofolate--tRNA-(uracil(54)-C(5))-methyltransferase (FADH(2)-oxidizing) TrmFO, encoding MSQSYINVIGAGLAGSEAAYQIAERGIPVKLYEMRGVKSTPQHKTDNFAELVCSNSLRGDALTNAVGLLKEEMRRLGSVILESAEATRVPAGGALAVDRDGFSQMVTEKVANHPLIEVVRDEITELPTDVITVVATGPLTSDALAEKIHALNDGDGFYFYDAAAPIIDVNTIDMSKVYLKSRYDKGEAAYLNAPMTKQEFMDFHEALVNAEEAPLNSFEKEKYFEGCMPIEVMAKRGIKTMLYGPMKPVGLEYPDDYTGPRDGEFKTPYAVVQLRQDNAAGSLYNIVGFQTHLKWGEQKRVFQMIPGLENAEFVRYGVMHRNSYMDSPNLLEQTYRSKKQPNLFFAGQMTGVEGYVESAASGLVAGINAARLFKGESPAIFPETTAIGSLAHYITHADSKHFQPMNVNFGIIKELEGERIRDKKARYEKIAERALTDLEKFLTV
- the rsmI gene encoding 16S rRNA (cytidine(1402)-2'-O)-methyltransferase; protein product: MQIQKSFKGQSPYGKLYLVATPIGNLDDMTFRAIQTLKEVNWVAAEDTRNTGLLLKHFDISTKQISFHEHNAKEKIPDLIGFLKAGQSIAQVSDAGLPSISDPGHDLVKSAIEEEIAVVTVPGASAGISALIASGLAPQPHIFYGFLPRKSGQQKQFFDSKKDYPETQIFYESPHRVADTLENMLEVYGDRSVVLVRELTKIYEEYQRGKISELLESISETPLKGECLLIVEGASQDMEEKDEEDLFSEIQARIQQGMKKNQAIKEVAKIYQWNKSQLYAAYHDWEENQEND
- the yabA gene encoding DNA replication initiation control protein YabA codes for the protein MDKKELFDALDDFSQQLLVTLADVEAIKKNLKSLVEENTALRLENSKLRERLGEVEADAPVKAKHVRESVRRIYKDGFHVCNDFYGQRREQDEECMFCDELLYRE
- a CDS encoding DNA polymerase III subunit delta'; this translates as MKQDQLKAWQPAQFDSFVRILEQDQLNHAYLFSGFFGSLEMAQFLAKSLFCTDKVGVLPCEKCRNCKLIEQGEFPDVTLIKPVNQVIKTERIRELVGQFSQAGIESQQQVFIIEQAEKMHPNAANSLLKVIEEPQSEVYIFFLTSDEEKMLPTIRSRTQIFHFTKQEEKLILLLEQMGLVKKKATLLAQFSQSRAEAEKLANQASFWTLVDESERLLTWLVAKKKESYLQVAKLANLVDDKEKQDQVLRILEVLCGQDILQARVRVILQDLLEARKMWQANVSFQNAMEYLVLKEI
- the tmk gene encoding dTMP kinase; the encoded protein is MSKGFLVSLEGPEGAGKTSVLEALLPILEEKGVEVLTTREPGGVLIGEKIRQVILDPSHTQMDPKTELLLYIASRRQHLVEKVLPALEAGKLVIMDRFIDSSVAYQGFGRGLDIDAIDWLNRFATDGLKPDLTLYFDIEVEEGLARIAANSDREVNRLDLEGLDLHKKVRQGYLSLLDKEGNRIVKIDASLPLEQVVETTKAVLFDRMGLVK
- the proC gene encoding pyrroline-5-carboxylate reductase; the encoded protein is MKIGFIGLGNMGASLAKAVLKAKTGDDLLLANRSQAKVDAFIANFGGQASSNEEIFAEADVIFLGVKPAQFSELLAQYQSILEKRESLLLISMAAGLTLEKIASLIPSQHRIIRMMPNTPASIGQGVISYALSPNCRAKDSELFCQLLTKAGLLVELGEGLIDAATGLAGCGPAFVYLFIEALADAGVQTGLPRETALKMAAQTVVGAGKLVLESQEHPGVLKDQVCSPGGSTIAGVASLEAHAFRGTVMDAVGQAYKRTQELGK